In a single window of the Synergistaceae bacterium genome:
- a CDS encoding YhcH/YjgK/YiaL family protein, whose translation MFTGKIKEAAKYDYLAEKFKLGYKWLAENDIKSMALGKYEISGDDVFAEVQSYTTEPADKRKFETHDKYFDIQYMVEGAEMFGVCAREGLKLTDAPEGKDVKFYDDPEIFGMVLLNEGDFIVVSTEEAHKPRCAAGQPAKVKKVVIKVKA comes from the coding sequence ATGTTCACAGGAAAAATTAAGGAAGCAGCAAAGTATGATTATCTCGCGGAAAAATTCAAGCTGGGCTATAAGTGGCTTGCAGAAAACGACATTAAGTCAATGGCCTTAGGAAAATACGAAATTTCTGGCGATGACGTTTTTGCGGAAGTCCAGAGCTACACGACCGAACCAGCAGACAAACGCAAATTTGAGACCCACGACAAATATTTTGATATTCAGTACATGGTCGAAGGTGCAGAAATGTTCGGAGTATGCGCCCGCGAAGGTCTCAAGCTGACAGACGCTCCGGAAGGCAAAGACGTAAAATTTTATGATGATCCGGAAATTTTCGGCATGGTGTTATTGAACGAGGGAGATTTTATCGTCGTCTCAACAGAAGAAGCCCACAAACCCAGATGCGCAGCCGGTCAGCCCGCAAAGGTGAAAAAAGTTGTAATCAAAGTTAAAGCATAA
- a CDS encoding type II toxin-antitoxin system death-on-curing family toxin, with the protein MREITLEQVIILHSDMIRATGGSDGIRDKGLLDSAVNAPFQTFGSYDVYPTIYEKAARLGFGLAQNHAFVDGNKRIAALIVLEFLKINGIEIDCTEFELFSLFYKLAASEISFEYLVEWIKTHEAH; encoded by the coding sequence ATGCGTGAGATAACATTAGAACAAGTCATAATTTTGCACTCTGACATGATTAGGGCGACGGGCGGCAGCGATGGAATCAGAGACAAAGGTTTGCTTGACTCGGCAGTAAATGCACCGTTTCAAACTTTCGGCAGTTATGACGTTTACCCGACAATTTATGAGAAGGCTGCGAGATTGGGCTTCGGTCTTGCGCAAAATCATGCATTCGTCGACGGAAATAAAAGAATCGCGGCTTTAATTGTATTAGAATTTCTCAAGATTAACGGGATAGAAATTGACTGCACAGAATTTGAATTATTCTCGTTATTCTATAAGCTGGCAGCCTCTGAAATCTCGTTTGAATATCTCGTCGAATGGATAAAGACTCACGAAGCCCATTAA
- a CDS encoding YhcH/YjgK/YiaL family protein, whose translation MIYGNVNNEFFDTQIKLLPAPLAAALKFLKNEDLASHELGKFDIKLADTDMILQVLDIETSPREKLRPEIHRKFIDVQFLCLGGPENAAFYNDDGSNIVDENLLDTPRDILFYKNNADIREGLIPLEIGTFAIYFPWDVHVPAIAVNNKPAKIRKIVIKVPLNACY comes from the coding sequence ATGATTTACGGGAATGTGAACAACGAATTTTTTGACACGCAGATAAAATTATTGCCTGCTCCTCTTGCTGCTGCATTGAAATTTTTAAAGAATGAGGACTTAGCAAGCCATGAACTCGGTAAATTTGATATAAAACTTGCTGATACAGATATGATTTTGCAGGTGCTAGACATTGAGACGAGTCCGCGCGAAAAATTGCGTCCTGAGATTCACAGAAAATTTATAGACGTTCAGTTTTTGTGTCTAGGAGGCCCGGAAAACGCTGCATTCTATAACGACGACGGAAGCAATATCGTTGATGAAAATTTATTAGATACCCCGCGCGATATTTTATTTTACAAGAATAATGCTGACATTCGAGAGGGCTTAATACCGCTGGAAATAGGGACGTTCGCGATTTATTTTCCGTGGGACGTTCATGTGCCTGCAATAGCTGTTAATAATAAACCGGCCAAGATTCGCAAGATAGTAATAAAAGTTCCGTTAAATGCGTGTTATTAG
- a CDS encoding cyclase family protein — translation MRQNVYDLGGGLRLVDLSKLVDPATETRRCKLYRFNTGGPIPDFHTNVDIMTHLGTHAECPYHHNDNWPDVTGIPLTTFVGRGVYVDFKESCAPNSHITAKDLDREAKKVREGDIVIIDSSYKLNPFTPDTNTEKDKRLFVNGETAEWFKAKKVKAVGFGDGVSIENCNEDVKPFHDILLAEGIIFIEVLKNLESLHKDVFFMSFAPLPIVGLDSSPVHAYAIEGIKEFSE, via the coding sequence ATGAGACAAAATGTTTATGATTTAGGCGGAGGCTTAAGACTCGTCGATCTGTCAAAACTTGTTGATCCTGCGACTGAAACTCGACGCTGCAAATTGTATCGCTTCAACACCGGCGGACCGATTCCCGATTTTCACACGAACGTCGATATCATGACTCACTTAGGGACTCACGCTGAATGCCCCTATCATCATAACGATAACTGGCCGGACGTTACTGGAATCCCCTTAACAACTTTTGTAGGACGCGGCGTTTATGTAGATTTCAAAGAGTCCTGCGCTCCTAATTCGCACATTACAGCCAAAGACTTAGACCGCGAGGCAAAAAAAGTACGTGAGGGCGATATTGTGATAATTGACTCGTCTTACAAGTTAAACCCCTTCACACCCGACACTAACACGGAGAAAGATAAAAGACTCTTTGTCAACGGCGAGACAGCAGAATGGTTTAAAGCCAAGAAGGTCAAAGCAGTAGGATTTGGCGACGGCGTGTCAATCGAGAACTGCAACGAGGACGTAAAGCCATTTCACGATATTTTATTAGCTGAGGGCATTATATTTATTGAAGTCTTGAAGAATCTCGAAAGCCTGCACAAAGATGTATTTTTCATGTCATTTGCACCGCTTCCCATCGTAGGACTTGACTCGAGTCCCGTTCATGCTTATGCAATCGAGGGTATAAAGGAGTTCTCCGAATGA
- a CDS encoding SDR family oxidoreductase, with the protein MLENIFSLYNKIALITGGNGGLGGEIAKTFKDYGARVIICGRKAEDSEDFCGIKCDITNQDSINSLMDRIAKDFGRLDILVNCAGKNILLPAEDYDSDSFFNVMNLNINSLHNITREAGKRFMIPQRAGKILNLSSVKSIIGTDKDYIAYCTSKGALNMYTKQLACEWGKYNINVNAIAPTFVRTQINSFQLDDKNFYDSLINRIPLGRIGQKKDIASAALFLCSEAADFITGQILCVDGGLTAKQ; encoded by the coding sequence ATGCTTGAAAATATTTTCTCACTTTATAACAAAATTGCGCTTATAACCGGCGGTAACGGAGGACTCGGCGGTGAGATTGCGAAAACTTTTAAAGATTACGGCGCGAGAGTTATTATTTGCGGTCGTAAGGCTGAAGACTCCGAAGATTTTTGCGGGATTAAATGCGATATTACAAATCAGGACTCTATTAATTCACTCATGGACAGAATCGCAAAGGATTTCGGGCGGCTTGATATTCTCGTTAATTGCGCTGGGAAAAATATTTTATTGCCTGCTGAAGATTATGACTCTGACTCATTCTTTAACGTAATGAACTTGAACATTAACTCACTTCACAACATAACGCGCGAGGCCGGAAAAAGATTCATGATTCCTCAGAGAGCCGGCAAAATTTTAAATCTCTCGTCAGTCAAAAGCATTATCGGCACCGACAAAGATTATATTGCATACTGCACGAGCAAAGGCGCATTAAACATGTACACAAAGCAATTAGCATGTGAATGGGGAAAATATAATATCAACGTGAACGCCATAGCCCCGACATTTGTTAGGACGCAGATAAACTCTTTCCAGCTTGACGACAAAAATTTTTATGATTCACTAATAAACCGCATACCATTAGGGCGAATCGGACAGAAAAAGGACATTGCTTCAGCGGCGTTATTTTTGTGCAGTGAGGCAGCAGATTTTATAACGGGTCAAATTTTGTGCGTTGACGGAGGATTGACGGCGAAACAATAA
- a CDS encoding ketopantoate reductase family protein, translated as MRIAVIGAGAMGSIYGGRLSQNNEVYLIDTNPAVIEAVNSDGLKLEENGEDKIFHPKAVAKTEGFKPVDLIILFVKALFSRAALEGNKHLIDSHTYLMTLQNGSGHEDILSEFVKPERIIIGTTEDNGAVLAPGHVRHGGKGNTNVGMLVKDSDSFLPKLKESFDSCGFNVRIHENIQQLIWNKLFVNVALSAVTGVLKCEIGFITANENTFNLTKKLLHEAVTVAHALNLEADENALLDEIREVAKNSPHGITSICADMRAGRRTEVDTISGSVVKAAAKCGVSVPCHEFIVNLIHAMESVKS; from the coding sequence ATGAGAATAGCTGTAATCGGCGCGGGAGCAATGGGTTCAATTTACGGCGGCAGACTCTCGCAGAACAACGAAGTATATTTAATCGACACTAATCCGGCAGTAATTGAGGCTGTAAACTCTGACGGACTAAAACTTGAGGAAAACGGCGAAGATAAAATTTTTCACCCGAAAGCAGTCGCAAAAACTGAAGGATTTAAACCCGTCGATTTGATTATATTGTTCGTGAAGGCTTTATTTTCGCGCGCAGCACTTGAGGGCAACAAGCATTTAATTGACTCTCATACTTATTTAATGACTCTGCAAAACGGTTCAGGCCATGAAGATATTTTGTCGGAATTTGTGAAACCTGAGCGAATCATAATCGGCACAACTGAAGACAACGGCGCAGTATTAGCCCCCGGTCATGTCAGGCACGGCGGAAAAGGCAATACAAATGTAGGAATGCTCGTAAAAGATTCTGACTCGTTCCTCCCAAAGTTGAAGGAATCATTTGACTCGTGCGGATTTAATGTCAGGATTCACGAGAATATTCAACAGTTAATCTGGAATAAATTATTTGTCAATGTCGCATTGAGTGCCGTTACTGGTGTCCTAAAATGTGAGATCGGCTTTATCACTGCAAACGAGAACACATTTAACCTCACGAAAAAATTATTGCATGAGGCCGTAACAGTCGCACACGCATTAAATCTCGAAGCAGACGAAAACGCGTTACTTGACGAAATTAGAGAGGTCGCAAAAAATTCCCCGCACGGTATTACTTCAATTTGCGCTGACATGAGAGCAGGCCGAAGAACTGAAGTCGACACGATAAGCGGTTCAGTCGTGAAAGCTGCTGCAAAATGCGGAGTTAGTGTCCCTTGTCATGAATTTATTGTGAATCTGATTCATGCGATGGAAAGTGTAAAATCTTAA
- a CDS encoding M28 family peptidase encodes MRVISRHVKNLSLCDLLERRKALESVLSGEGINYEIKDSQGGIINYEFESGIDSKYLFSAHYDNYRLSCGANDNVAAVCILIDLYHELKSRNISAKFVFTDAEENNHEGAKFFAETHNMKSFAGVINLDLCGYGDSIVINGNIKRLTNKNLLGRHNTELVKFLPESDDKIYRKYNIPVVNISIVPKWDVQYLKALASFGDRLLGQPPEFDLIFSQMEITQTFHGGCKDSPEFIQDSAMQKIFDYLLDSMTYKQEEQEEKISCLKIFSHFITKLRL; translated from the coding sequence ATGCGTGTTATTAGCCGTCATGTAAAAAATTTGTCGCTGTGTGATTTACTAGAGAGGCGCAAAGCACTTGAAAGCGTTTTATCAGGCGAGGGAATTAATTACGAAATTAAAGACTCTCAAGGCGGCATAATTAATTACGAATTCGAGTCGGGCATAGATTCTAAATATTTATTCTCGGCTCATTATGATAATTACAGACTTTCTTGCGGTGCAAATGATAACGTCGCGGCGGTCTGCATATTAATTGATTTATATCACGAGTTAAAGTCGCGAAATATTTCCGCAAAATTTGTATTTACCGACGCAGAAGAAAATAATCACGAGGGAGCAAAATTTTTCGCCGAGACTCATAATATGAAGTCATTTGCAGGAGTGATAAATCTTGATTTGTGCGGTTACGGGGACTCAATAGTAATTAACGGCAATATAAAGCGTCTAACAAATAAAAATTTGCTTGGCCGTCATAATACAGAACTCGTGAAATTTTTGCCCGAAAGCGACGATAAAATTTACCGCAAATATAATATTCCCGTCGTAAATATTTCAATTGTGCCGAAATGGGACGTGCAGTATTTGAAGGCTCTTGCGTCATTTGGTGATAGATTGTTGGGCCAGCCGCCTGAATTTGATTTAATTTTTTCGCAGATGGAGATAACGCAGACTTTTCACGGAGGCTGCAAAGATTCGCCGGAATTTATACAGGACTCGGCAATGCAGAAAATTTTTGATTACTTGCTCGACTCAATGACTTATAAACAGGAAGAACAGGAGGAAAAAATATCATGCTTGAAAATATTTTCTCACTTTATAACAAAATTGCGCTTATAA
- a CDS encoding zinc-binding alcohol dehydrogenase family protein, with translation MKAVRIIEPFKVECIDVPKPEPKEGQALLKIMSAGICGSDIGAFRGTNNLVSYPRIIGHELSAVIVSIPADNPKGLQPGDRVVAEPYMFCGKCYPCRIGRTNCCTHMQTLGVHRDGGMCEYFCHPANMLVKIPDGMTWEQAAMAEPLTISLHGIHRGGLKACEFCAVIGAGPIGLAAAMAAQAYNAHAILIDIVQERLDYAKKVGIEYTINSANENTAERIAEITGGDMAQLVVECSGANSQIRAALDYASHAGRITLTGWPKKETSLPTDLITKKELDIRGGRNSAKEFEEALELIHSKRVDMEKLLTKVVSVEEAPAAIIDIEKNPGNYMKVIVKF, from the coding sequence ATGAAAGCAGTACGAATTATCGAGCCTTTCAAAGTTGAATGTATTGACGTACCTAAGCCCGAACCCAAAGAAGGCCAAGCGTTATTAAAGATTATGTCTGCTGGGATTTGCGGATCTGACATAGGCGCGTTCAGAGGCACTAATAATCTTGTGAGTTATCCCAGAATTATCGGTCATGAGCTGTCAGCTGTTATTGTGTCGATTCCTGCCGATAATCCCAAAGGGTTGCAGCCCGGCGATAGAGTCGTTGCTGAACCTTATATGTTCTGCGGTAAGTGCTACCCATGCAGAATCGGCCGAACAAATTGCTGTACTCATATGCAGACTTTAGGTGTTCACAGAGACGGCGGAATGTGTGAATATTTTTGCCATCCTGCAAATATGCTCGTGAAGATCCCCGACGGAATGACATGGGAACAAGCAGCAATGGCCGAACCTTTAACTATTAGCTTGCACGGGATTCACAGAGGCGGACTCAAGGCTTGCGAATTTTGCGCAGTTATCGGAGCAGGCCCAATCGGTTTAGCTGCTGCAATGGCTGCACAGGCTTATAACGCACACGCGATTTTAATCGATATAGTTCAAGAAAGACTCGATTACGCAAAGAAAGTCGGCATTGAATACACTATTAACTCAGCAAATGAGAACACAGCCGAACGAATCGCAGAAATTACCGGCGGAGACATGGCGCAGTTAGTAGTCGAATGTTCCGGCGCAAATTCACAGATTAGAGCAGCTCTCGATTATGCATCACACGCAGGGAGAATTACTCTAACCGGCTGGCCAAAGAAAGAAACGAGTCTCCCGACAGATTTAATCACGAAGAAAGAATTAGACATCAGGGGCGGACGCAACAGCGCAAAAGAGTTCGAGGAAGCATTAGAGTTAATACACTCAAAGCGCGTCGACATGGAGAAATTATTAACGAAGGTCGTATCAGTCGAAGAAGCTCCGGCAGCGATAATTGACATCGAGAAGAACCCCGGCAATTACATGAAAGTTATCGTTAAATTCTAA